The following coding sequences are from one Xiphias gladius isolate SHS-SW01 ecotype Sanya breed wild chromosome 14, ASM1685928v1, whole genome shotgun sequence window:
- the colec12 gene encoding collectin-12 — protein sequence MKDDFADEEEVQSFGYKRFGIQEGTECTKCKNDWALRAAIALLYVLCALLTIAVAVLGYKVVQRMDNVTEGMQNYGGKINAVEIDLKKLDDQAGEKSVNATSEIKTFKSDLEALQNQLNDIALRATRNRNILDELRITGDDMQNGHVSLQSFLEGNAASLRGLNQTLSTYSGMIDNLQTDTARLQSEIQGQVKVQSQTQVSVSALNITQSQQRNLLGTLQKTVEDAGQAVQKLKNDYQGLQQTARQNRADTEWLKEKVQNLRVLAANNSALARSNGEALDDLGAQLSTLASQIQNASAQIEGHDQSMRELMDHQRDHDNATSSKFDEMEARLDRHEHDMDRVTGNVSFATQLLGAISSDLNGLRSCAETVMRHSDVLLGLNGSVTEAKAESRELRAQQDEMAARLDREVNNLSMVMEEMKVVDSKHSQLITNFTILQGPPGPRGPRGDKGPQGPVGQTGQKGDKGDKGMPGLVGPKGEKGAAGPQGATGPKGAPGARGLPGAKGSRGAGGRPGNPGDKGDPGAPGLPGRDGPPGMQGPQGPQGPRGAAGLAGLDGPRGLVGPIGPPGPPGLPGIPAPAPPLILKPSQPTQVPELPKLPEPPKPPEEPQSSVSWQVQPPVATTPTPGCPPKFRKFGDSCYYFSSGSQRLNFDEANQFCTNVSSHMLIINDNEEQQFVRNSIAGKGYFWLGLNDREEENVWKWVDGTIPVFKKWKPGQPDNWTHGHEDGEDCAGLIHNANWNDFYCTDRIGFICERASDLIVPVL from the exons TGGTCCAGAGAATGGACAATGTCACAGAGGGCATGCAGAATTATGGAGGCAAGATCAATGCCGTGGAGATAGATTTAAAGAAACTCG ATGATCAGGCAGGAGAGAAGTCAGTTAATGCCACAAGTGAAATCAAGACTTTCAAGTCAGATCTGGAGGCATTACAGAACCAACTGAATGACATTGCTCTCAGGGCAACCAGAAACAGGAACATCCTAGATGAGCTTCGGATCACAGGAGATGACATGCAAAATGGCCACGTGTCCCTGCAGAGTTTTCTGGAAGGCAACGCTGCCTCATTGCGCGGGCTCAACCAGACCTTGTCCACCTACAGTGGCATGATTGACAACCTGCAGACAGACACTGCCCGGCTTCAGTCAGAGATACAGGGCCAGGTCAAAGTGCAGAGCCAGACCCAGGTCAGTGTCAGTGCACTAAACATCACCCAGTCACAGCAACGCAATCTGCTGGGCACACTGCAGAAGACGGTTGAAGACGCAGGCCAGGCAGTGCAGAAACTGAAGAATGATTACCAGGGTCTGCagcagacagccagacagaacCGGGCTGACACAGAGTGGCTAAAGGAAAAGGTCCAGAATCTCCGGGTTTTGGCAGCCAACAACTCAGCCCTTGCTCGGTCTAATGGGGAAGCTCTTGATGACTTGGGGGCTCAGCTCAGCACACTAGCCAGTCAGATCCAGAATGCCTCAGCCCAAATTGAGGGACATGACCAGAGCATGCGTGAGCTGATGGACCACCAGAGAGACCACGATAATGCCACCTCATCCAAGTTTGATGAGATGGAAGCACGATTAGACAGACATGAGCATGACATGGACCGCGTGACTGGAAATGTGAGCTTTGCCACGCAGCTCCTAGGTGCCATCAGCTCCGACCTCAATGGCCTGAGGTCCTGTGCCGAGACAGTGATGCGGCATTCAGACGTGTTACTGGGGCTGAATGGTAGCGTGACAGAGGCCaaggcagagagcagagagctgcGCGCCCAGCAGGATGAGATGGCGGCCAGGTTGGACAGAGAGGTCAACAATCTGTCTATGGTGATGGAGGAGATGAAGGTGGTGGACAGCAAGCACTCTCAGCTCATCACCAACTTCACCATCCTGCAGG GTCCACCTGGTCCAAGGGGTCCCAGAGGTGACAAGGGTCCTCAGGGGCCAGTGGGCCAGACAGGACAAAAGGGTGATAAAGGAGACAAAGGAATGCCAGGATTGGTGGGACCTAAAGGAGAGAAAGGTGCTGCTGGACCACAAGGTGCGACAGGTCCAAAGGGTGCACCTGGTGCTCGGGGTCTTCCAGGGGCTAAAGGATCAAGAGGGGCTGGAGGTCGACCTGGAAACCCTGGTGATAAAGGTGACCCTGGGGCTCCGGGGCTTCCTGGTAGGGATGGACCGCCAGGGATGCAAGGGCCACAAGGGCCACAGGGGCCCAGAGGGGCAGCAGGACTTGCAGGGTTGGATGGGCCTCGGGGGCTTGTTGGACCCATCGGCCCTCCCGGTCCTCCAGGGCTACCAGGGATACCTGCACCTGCACCTCCTCTAATTTTAAAGCCATCTCAGCCAACTCAGGTCCCTGAACTCCCCAAACTACCTGAACCTCCCAAACCACCAGAGGAACCACAAAGCTCCGTGTCCTGGCAGGTCCAGCCCCCTGTTGCCACTACTCCAACACCTG GTTGCCCACCTAAATTCAGAAAGTTTGGAGACAGCTGCTATTACTTCTCCTCTGGTTCTCAGAGACTCAACTTTGATGAGGCCAACCAGTTTTGTACTAATGTGTCTTCTCATATGCTCATTATCAATGACAATGAGGAACAG CAATTCGTGAGAAATTCAATTGCAGGAAAAGGTTATTTCTGGCTCGGCCTCAATGATAGGGAGGAGGAAAATGTCTGGAAGTGGGTGGATGGCACCATACCTGTTTTCAA GAAGTGGAAGCCTGGCCAGCCTGATAACTGGACCCATGGTCATGAAGATGGCGAGGACTGTGCTGGTCTTATCCATAATGCCAACTGGAACGATTTCTACTGCACTGACCGCATCGGTTTCATCTGTGAACGTGCCTCTGACT TGATAGTTCCAGTTTTATAG